The genomic stretch TTCTCCATGTCGACAATGATGATATCACGCCCATAACAGAACTCTTTCTGTATCTCGCCGACAGAGCGCAACACGTGGCACAAGTAATTCGCCCTGCCCTGGAAGAAGGCAAGGTCGTACTGTGCGATCGATTTGCCGACTCAACAGTCGTCTATCAGGGATACGGTCGAGGCATAGACACAGCCACGTTACAGCACCTGAATGAGGTTGCCGTGGATTCGATGTGGCCAGACCTGACCATACTCCTCGATATTGATCCCGAAATCGGATTGAAGCGCGCTACCCTTCGCAACCTGGAAGAAGGTAAAGCCAAGGAAGAGGGCCGGTTTGAAGCTGAACACATTTCGTTTCACAACCGAATCCGCGAGGGCTACCAGACCTGGGCTGCACTGAACAAGGACAGGATCAAATCCATCAGCGCCAACGGTACGCCAGATGAAGTATTCGATGGCATCAAGTCACTGATTGAAGCTTTCCCAAGCCATGATAAAGCTGCCGAGTCGCTGCAAAAGGAATAGTTACTGGATTATTTGATTGAATCTGTTATGTTATGCAAACAAGCTCGACAGGTCGTAGCCAATCAATAAACACCACAGATTCATGACGTTGCAGCATTCGGAAAAACCGCCATTACTCCAACGAGTTCCCATTTCATCCATTTGGGATACATTCAAGTTCATAGCACTCCTCGGAGTGATTTTCTGGTTTGTTCTACTTGGAACCAATCAGCTTGGATACAACTGGCAATGGTACCGGGTTCCTCAGTATATCTTTACGATGACTGAGGGAGGTCTCTCCTGGGGGCCACTTATGCAAGGACTCGGTGTCACCCTGCAGATAACCGCCATATCAATGGTTTTCATGCTGCTGTTTGGTCTGACCACGGCCCTTCTGCGCATGTCCAATTCCTGGGTGGGACAAGGTCTCGCTCGGTTTTACATGGAGTTGATCCGCAATTCGCCACTCCTTATTCAGCTCTTTTTCATCTATTTTGTTATAGCCCCTATCATGGATATGTCCGGTTTTTGGGCAGCAGTCCTTGCGCTCTCGCTTTTTGAGGGGGCATATGCTTCGGAAATTTTCCGCGCTGGAATCACATCCATAGACAAAGGCCAGTGGGAAGCGGCCAAGAGTCTCGGCATGCCCCCGCTGGAGATGTATCGACATATTATCCTGCCACAGGCAATCAGACGGGTACTTCCTCCACTGACAAGTCAGGCAATATCTTTAATCAAAGATTCTGCGCTTGTATCTACGGTGGCTATCCTTGATCTGACACAGCGAGGCAGGATGATCGATGCGGAAACATTCTTAACTTTTGAAATATGGTTTACGGTTGCCGCCATATATCTGGTCATAACCACGACACTGTCTGGCCTGGTCAATTTTATGGAGCGGCGCACCAAAAGCATTTCGCTTTAACCCCAACCACATGGAGTATAAAATGACCATTTGGCGTGCAATCAACACGGGAGAAGGAACCATGATTGCGATTTTGGGAGTATCCCATGTCACCTTCGCTCAAGAGTCCTGCAAAGCATAACTTTAATAATATCGACCACATTGGTCCAAGGAGATTACGTATGAAATCCATCCGATTAACATTCCTGTTTTTCATTCTCTGCATTTTCGCATTTTCTTTCAGCGTCACCACCGCTCAAGCAAGTGAAAGCAATCAAAGCCAGCTTGAAACCATCCTTAAACGCGGCACCATCAAGGTCGGCTTCGACACATTCAAGCCATGGGCAATGAAAGATAAAAAAGGCGATTATATCGGTTTTGAAATCGAAGTTGCCAAAAAACTGGCCGAGGACATGGGAGTCAAAGTCGAGTTTGTTCCCACACAATGGTCCGGCATCATTCCTGCCCTTCTCACCGGCAAATTCGATATCATCATCGGTGGCATGTCCATCACCCCACAGCGTAATCTCAAGGTTAACTTTTCCATTCCCTACGAATTCTCGGGGATGTCCATCGTTGCCAGCAAATCCAAGGCTGGGGACAGATCAACTCTTGCAGACTTCAATACTCCAGACACCAAGATTGCCGTGCGACTTGGGACAACTGCTGCCGAAGCAGCCAAGAACTTTCTTCCCAAAGCAGAAAAGCTGTACTTTGCCGAAGAATCGCAGACCATCCAGGAACTGCTGAACAATCGTGTTCACGCCCTGGTCGCATCCAACCCTCTGCCCTTCAATCTGGCAAAAGAGTATGCAGAGCAACTGTACCTCCCTCTGGACGAAGACTTCACCAAAGAGCCAATCTCGTTTGCTGTACGCAAAGGTGATCACGACTTCCTGAACTGGTTGGACAATTGGGTCAGAGTCAACATGAGCAAGGGGTGGTTGCAAAATCGTTACGACTATTGGTTCTTTTCCAAAGAATGGGAAAACCAGATTCAGTAAGCAGTAGACCTTGTCTTACCCTCACCATCGTAAAAAATTAAAGATTACCCTGCTGGATGCTGCCATACTGGCAGCTCTGGCGGGGGCTGTCTTTTATCTTGTCTTCAAAGCAGCCACCGGCCTGAATTATCACTGGAAATGGGAGATAATCCCTCAGTATATCCTACGGTTTGACGATGCCTCCGGCAGTTGGGAAGCCGGGCTGCTACTACAGGGACTCTACACCACCCTGCGCCTTTCCATTTGGGGCACGATCCTGGCGCTCATTGTGGGGATCATTTTTGGACTATTTCGTGTGAGCCCATCCCTATTCAAGCGTCAGATCGCTACGACATATATCGGCCTGATCAGAAATACGCCCCCATTGGTACTTATCTTCATTTTCTATTTCTTCATTGGCGACCAGATCATGAAGGCCATCAACCTTGAAACTTTCATTGATGGTTTGCCAACTGAATACAAGTCAGCACTATCTTTTTTCATCGGCCCAATTAACCGTGCTCCTCAGTTCTTTTCCGCAGTCCTGACCCTGGCTCTTTTTGAAGCAGCCTATATAGCTGAGATTGTGCGAGCAGGAGTTCAATCCGTTGAAACCGGGCAATGGGAAGCCTCCACAGCTCTTGGGATGCGCCGTAGCCAGTGCCTGCGGTACGTCATCCTTCCTCAAGCCCTTCAGCGCATGCTCCCCGCATTGGCCGGTCAGTTTATATCCATTATCAAGGACTCTGCAATTGTGTCAGTCATCTCCATCGAAGAACTCACTTTCCAGGCACAACAGATAATGACCACAACCTATAGGAGCTTTGAGATATGGACTACGGTATTCATCATGTACTTTGTCCTGACATTTCTCTGCTCAATAGCTATCAGAAAACTTGAACTTGTTTTGCAAAGGAATTAGCGTGGGGTCTTACACAATGAATTTTACATCCTCGTCGCGTTGGTAGACATGGTTGATATGCATATCTGCGACAGAGACAAAGTGAACCGCTTGACTTGGAGGCCTAGATGGACGATGTGAAAGTATACGCTCTTTCCACTTGTATTCATTGCAGAAATGCAAAAAAATATCTTGATGAATGTGGCATAAAATACAGCTGCGTGCATGTCGATGAGCTCAAAGGAGAAGAGCGAAAAGAAGTCGTCAAAGAACTCAAGGACCACAATCCGGCTGTTTCTTTTCCGACTATCGTCATAAAGGACACAGTGGTTGTCGGATACCACAAGGACAAGATCGACAAAGCGCTTAAAAAG from Pseudodesulfovibrio profundus encodes the following:
- the tmk gene encoding dTMP kinase, which produces MFITFEGIEGTGKSTQILKVKEYFESKGREVLLTLEPGGSRIGQELRKMLLHVDNDDITPITELFLYLADRAQHVAQVIRPALEEGKVVLCDRFADSTVVYQGYGRGIDTATLQHLNEVAVDSMWPDLTILLDIDPEIGLKRATLRNLEEGKAKEEGRFEAEHISFHNRIREGYQTWAALNKDRIKSISANGTPDEVFDGIKSLIEAFPSHDKAAESLQKE
- a CDS encoding amino acid ABC transporter permease, which codes for MQGLGVTLQITAISMVFMLLFGLTTALLRMSNSWVGQGLARFYMELIRNSPLLIQLFFIYFVIAPIMDMSGFWAAVLALSLFEGAYASEIFRAGITSIDKGQWEAAKSLGMPPLEMYRHIILPQAIRRVLPPLTSQAISLIKDSALVSTVAILDLTQRGRMIDAETFLTFEIWFTVAAIYLVITTTLSGLVNFMERRTKSISL
- a CDS encoding transporter substrate-binding domain-containing protein, which translates into the protein MKSIRLTFLFFILCIFAFSFSVTTAQASESNQSQLETILKRGTIKVGFDTFKPWAMKDKKGDYIGFEIEVAKKLAEDMGVKVEFVPTQWSGIIPALLTGKFDIIIGGMSITPQRNLKVNFSIPYEFSGMSIVASKSKAGDRSTLADFNTPDTKIAVRLGTTAAEAAKNFLPKAEKLYFAEESQTIQELLNNRVHALVASNPLPFNLAKEYAEQLYLPLDEDFTKEPISFAVRKGDHDFLNWLDNWVRVNMSKGWLQNRYDYWFFSKEWENQIQ
- a CDS encoding amino acid ABC transporter permease, giving the protein MSYPHHRKKLKITLLDAAILAALAGAVFYLVFKAATGLNYHWKWEIIPQYILRFDDASGSWEAGLLLQGLYTTLRLSIWGTILALIVGIIFGLFRVSPSLFKRQIATTYIGLIRNTPPLVLIFIFYFFIGDQIMKAINLETFIDGLPTEYKSALSFFIGPINRAPQFFSAVLTLALFEAAYIAEIVRAGVQSVETGQWEASTALGMRRSQCLRYVILPQALQRMLPALAGQFISIIKDSAIVSVISIEELTFQAQQIMTTTYRSFEIWTTVFIMYFVLTFLCSIAIRKLELVLQRN
- a CDS encoding glutaredoxin family protein; the protein is MDDVKVYALSTCIHCRNAKKYLDECGIKYSCVHVDELKGEERKEVVKELKDHNPAVSFPTIVIKDTVVVGYHKDKIDKALKKAE